From a region of the Corallococcus coralloides DSM 2259 genome:
- a CDS encoding OmpA family protein, translating into MLGLLLLAAPARAQDATPLPMFSLERLDPNPGLGLLTMGSGELLAPGALRISLMAHYQRRSLTVRNGPDEYPLVLSRTTGLVSLAVGVLPWLELQAQLPGVIHQSGADVSTVLSISPPSRSGLGAPRLAARLGLLGTSAPEAFHLALDLDVRLPVGGSGALARDQGVRGQGRIMMGKRWGPVAPALEVGVLLRRAVSTDSGVDSLNGVGNELRAGVGLTVGYALRAEVSALGAYSWRQQRTSGELLGGLRYAPARPWEFFALGGAGLGAEPGAPRYRVLAGFALLFDKPPPPPPEDIVYELVQSLPRAPAEPQLEPEPTPSEPPPPEPSKDVSLSETDTDGDGVVDVLDACIHEQGTREHGGCPETGDPLVTLTRERLVLHGQVFFEVGATTLPGRSRVLDQVARVLLEHPEVERVVIEGHTDAEGSSASNQRLSLARAEAVRDYLVRKGVPAHRLEARGLGARRPAGSNGTPAGRGENRRAELLLILGEPTSARTVPAPPPP; encoded by the coding sequence CTCCCTGGAGCGCCTGGACCCGAACCCGGGGCTGGGGCTCCTGACAATGGGGAGCGGGGAGCTGCTGGCGCCCGGCGCGCTGCGCATCTCGTTGATGGCGCACTACCAGCGGAGATCGCTGACGGTCCGGAACGGGCCGGACGAATACCCGCTCGTCCTGTCCCGAACCACGGGTCTGGTGTCGCTGGCTGTGGGCGTACTGCCCTGGCTGGAGCTTCAGGCCCAGCTTCCTGGCGTCATCCACCAGAGCGGTGCGGATGTGAGCACCGTGCTGTCCATTTCCCCGCCGTCACGCAGCGGGCTGGGGGCGCCGAGGCTCGCGGCCCGGTTGGGATTGCTGGGGACCTCCGCTCCCGAGGCCTTCCACCTGGCGCTCGACCTGGACGTGCGGTTGCCCGTGGGTGGCTCGGGGGCGCTTGCTCGTGATCAGGGGGTCCGTGGTCAGGGACGGATCATGATGGGCAAGCGCTGGGGGCCCGTGGCTCCGGCGCTGGAAGTGGGCGTGCTCCTGCGTCGCGCGGTCTCGACGGACTCCGGAGTGGACAGCCTCAACGGCGTGGGCAATGAGCTGCGCGCCGGAGTGGGGCTGACGGTGGGGTACGCCCTGCGCGCGGAGGTGTCGGCGCTCGGCGCGTACTCGTGGCGGCAGCAGCGCACCAGCGGCGAGCTGCTGGGCGGCCTGCGCTACGCACCGGCCCGGCCCTGGGAGTTCTTCGCGCTGGGGGGGGCGGGCCTGGGCGCGGAGCCGGGCGCGCCCCGTTACCGGGTGCTCGCGGGCTTCGCGCTTCTCTTCGACAAGCCGCCACCTCCGCCTCCGGAGGACATCGTCTACGAGCTCGTCCAGAGCCTGCCGCGTGCTCCCGCCGAGCCGCAGCTTGAACCTGAACCCACGCCTTCCGAACCTCCACCTCCCGAGCCCTCCAAGGATGTGTCGCTCTCCGAGACCGACACGGACGGCGACGGTGTCGTGGACGTGCTGGACGCCTGCATCCACGAACAGGGGACCCGCGAACACGGTGGCTGCCCGGAGACCGGAGACCCGCTTGTCACCCTGACCCGCGAGCGCCTCGTCCTCCATGGCCAGGTCTTCTTCGAGGTCGGCGCGACGACGCTGCCGGGCCGCTCACGCGTCCTGGATCAGGTGGCGCGGGTGCTGCTGGAGCATCCGGAAGTGGAGCGCGTCGTCATCGAAGGCCACACGGACGCGGAAGGCTCCTCCGCCTCCAACCAGCGCCTGTCCCTCGCTCGCGCGGAAGCAGTGCGCGACTACCTGGTGCGAAAGGGCGTCCCGGCCCACCGGTTGGAAGCCCGGGGCCTCGGTGCACGCCGGCCCGCGGGTTCCAACGGAACGCCAGCGGGCCGGGGCGAGAACCGCCGCGCGGAGCTTCTGTTGATCCTGGGCGAGCCCACTTCGGCCCGCACCGTCCCCGCGCCTCCTCCCCCCTGA